One window from the genome of Rhodopseudomonas sp. P2A-2r encodes:
- a CDS encoding linear amide C-N hydrolase: protein MRMKSSALSRILATTLAAVIAAAPSLSLACTRLVYLGAKRQVITARSMDWRFEMPTNLWIFPRGIARSGEVGPNSLQWKSKYGSVVASAYEVSTSDGMNEAGLVANILWLTESQYPKLDSSKPGLSIAAWAQYVLDNFATVQEAVEVLENDPFTIVTADVPGQKLLATLHLSISDATGDSAIIEYINGKPVIHHDRKYQVMTNSPIFEQQLALNEYWKEIGGTVMLPGTNRAADRFARAAFYVKAIPKDENPDRALASVFSVIRNVSVPFGISTPDQPNISSTRWRTVADHQRKLYFFESVLTPNTFWVDLKAIDFSPENGKVKKLDLGPQQSRTFSGDATANFQEAAPFKFLGLPM, encoded by the coding sequence CGCGCATTCTAGCAACCACTCTGGCGGCGGTGATCGCCGCCGCACCTTCGCTGTCGCTCGCCTGTACGCGGCTGGTCTATCTCGGCGCCAAGAGGCAGGTCATCACTGCGCGCTCGATGGATTGGCGATTTGAGATGCCCACCAATCTCTGGATTTTCCCGAGAGGCATTGCGCGGAGCGGAGAGGTCGGGCCGAACTCTCTGCAATGGAAATCCAAATATGGCAGCGTGGTCGCTTCGGCTTATGAGGTTTCGACCTCGGACGGCATGAACGAGGCGGGACTTGTCGCCAACATCCTCTGGCTCACGGAATCCCAATATCCAAAGCTCGACTCCAGCAAGCCGGGCCTGTCCATCGCTGCCTGGGCGCAATATGTGCTCGACAATTTCGCGACAGTTCAGGAGGCGGTTGAGGTACTTGAGAACGATCCTTTTACGATTGTCACGGCCGACGTGCCCGGGCAGAAGTTGCTCGCCACGCTTCATCTGTCGATCTCGGATGCCACAGGTGACAGCGCGATCATCGAATACATCAACGGCAAACCGGTCATCCATCACGACCGGAAGTACCAGGTGATGACCAACTCCCCCATCTTCGAACAGCAATTGGCGTTGAATGAATACTGGAAGGAGATTGGCGGCACGGTGATGCTGCCGGGCACGAACCGCGCCGCAGATCGGTTCGCTCGGGCGGCTTTCTACGTCAAAGCAATCCCGAAGGACGAAAATCCCGACCGCGCCTTAGCGAGCGTCTTCAGCGTGATCCGCAACGTGTCTGTACCATTCGGCATTTCGACGCCGGACCAGCCCAATATTTCTTCGACCCGATGGCGCACCGTCGCCGACCATCAACGCAAGCTGTACTTCTTTGAATCGGTGCTGACACCGAATACATTCTGGGTCGATCTCAAGGCGATCGACTTCTCGCCTGAGAACGGAAAGGTGAAGAAGCTCGATCTGGGACCTCAACAGTCGCGCACCTTCTCCGGCGATGCGACGGCGAATTTCCAGGAGGCTGCGCCGTTCAAGTTCTTGGGGCTGCCGATGTGA
- a CDS encoding tannase/feruloyl esterase family alpha/beta hydrolase codes for MQRFDRTFSTSRILLLLLSAANIVTAATSASAQNANDRIACDHLKSVDIGGDTTVILTREFRTGDPIALDEAQKLSAPKAQKDVCLVKLIIGPGRPGPADAPSSSAGISLNVWLPAATNWNKRYMAYGQGGYAGSADFKSVTALNVRVLTAVAAAQTGYVTSNSDDGHAYGGSAHIGSPKNLNGAASWKFAVASPEKVRDC; via the coding sequence ATGCAGCGCTTTGACCGTACGTTCTCGACCAGCAGGATTCTGCTGCTGTTGTTGTCGGCTGCAAACATTGTCACGGCGGCGACTTCTGCTTCCGCTCAGAATGCAAATGACAGGATCGCTTGCGATCATCTCAAGTCCGTGGATATCGGCGGCGACACCACGGTCATTCTGACCAGGGAATTCAGGACGGGCGATCCAATTGCCCTCGACGAGGCCCAGAAGCTGTCAGCCCCCAAGGCGCAGAAGGATGTGTGTCTCGTCAAACTGATCATCGGCCCTGGCAGGCCTGGTCCGGCCGATGCGCCGTCGTCCTCCGCGGGCATCAGCCTGAACGTGTGGCTGCCGGCTGCGACCAACTGGAACAAACGTTACATGGCCTATGGTCAAGGCGGGTATGCCGGCTCGGCCGATTTCAAGTCGGTGACTGCCCTGAACGTCCGCGTACTTACGGCGGTGGCCGCGGCGCAAACTGGGTATGTGACATCCAATAGCGACGACGGCCATGCCTATGGCGGCAGTGCTCACATCGGCAGCCCCAAGAACTTGAACGGCGCAGCCTCCTGGAAATTCGCCGTCGCATCGCCGGAGAAGGTGCGCGACTGTTGA
- a CDS encoding BLUF domain-containing protein, which translates to MSIELYRLVYVSKSRIRGNFAEIAEEIAGILLSSQSNNARVAITGALIFNTGIFAQVLEGDRRDVEATFERIQRDRRHGDLQVLEFAQASGRRFPSWSMGYVGRSREGQDLFGRMGQETGFEAKRLEGERIFEVIYMIALEEEARAA; encoded by the coding sequence ATGTCGATCGAGCTTTACCGCCTCGTCTACGTCAGCAAGAGTCGCATCAGGGGAAATTTCGCGGAAATAGCCGAAGAGATCGCGGGAATTCTTTTGTCTTCGCAGTCAAATAATGCGCGCGTCGCCATCACGGGTGCGCTCATATTTAATACCGGGATCTTTGCGCAGGTGCTGGAGGGGGATCGTCGCGACGTCGAAGCCACGTTCGAACGTATCCAGCGCGATCGTCGCCACGGCGATTTGCAGGTGCTGGAATTCGCGCAGGCGTCGGGTCGCAGATTTCCGTCATGGTCGATGGGATATGTCGGACGCTCGCGAGAAGGTCAGGATCTATTCGGTCGCATGGGGCAAGAAACCGGATTCGAGGCGAAGCGGCTTGAGGGAGAGCGGATTTTCGAAGTCATCTATATGATTGCGCTTGAAGAGGAAGCGCGTGCCGCCTGA
- a CDS encoding response regulator produces the protein MAAVLVVEDVPAVLLSLKIVLEGQGHNVTSALDGEQGLKLLTDTPFDLVITDIWMPVSNGTDVIREGRARSPGTRFLAITGGDPNGCGSRERLPEQDFGADQVLLKPFEKQELLNAVSSILQRAV, from the coding sequence ATGGCGGCGGTATTGGTAGTTGAAGACGTTCCGGCGGTGTTGTTGTCGCTCAAAATCGTTCTGGAGGGGCAAGGTCACAACGTCACCAGCGCGCTGGATGGAGAGCAGGGATTGAAGCTGCTCACAGATACGCCCTTTGACCTCGTGATCACAGATATCTGGATGCCCGTTTCGAACGGGACCGATGTCATCCGCGAGGGTCGGGCACGGTCGCCGGGAACGCGCTTCCTGGCCATCACCGGTGGAGATCCTAATGGTTGCGGATCGAGGGAGAGGCTGCCCGAGCAGGATTTCGGGGCCGACCAGGTATTGCTGAAGCCCTTTGAAAAGCAGGAGCTGCTGAACGCCGTGTCGTCGATTCTTCAACGCGCGGTCTAG
- a CDS encoding diguanylate cyclase domain-containing protein — MNVGQQPHARLATLALDMSRCEQEPIHIPGAIQPHGALLATLIDSGLVTHASANLSAILGCPAEAALGQPLHHVIGEGAADVLQVVAPAGRVEPRQRIFLLPGPAGGLLQLRSYRSGRHLCVDIEPMQPDRPRGLVVSMLQSVLGTLESAATCSELCELAVRGLATIAGYDRVMVYRFSPHGHGEIIAEACVAGLKPYLGQWYPAADIPSQARRQLLRQRVGSVADSSYRPILLLTDPESDDCDPLDLTHSALRSVSPIHREYMRNMNTAASLTIALTDGEHLWGMMACHHTTPRIVEPELRVVADLMGQFLSLLLGSLSEAEMLATRLGRTSILRALADRLAAAVSLSDAFATARQELLGLVDAAGAMLRLSGKVFFIGDTPSQPEAERALALLLPKAGGGALAVDDLTLTYPDLAGCASQGSGALLLPLAGSAGDAILWFRPELAHTIVWGGNPAEHAAIDPVTERISPRASFAAWKEIMTGHSVPWVEADLALARDLGSIVMVEVAKRTKVELFELRHHDPLTGLPNRTLLQKRLAEAERETGTVVTLLFLSLDETKDINETMGYAAGDELLIEMAQRLVVAAGPGNFAARLGGAEFVVLCRGLQPAAAAELGEEIRRAIAVPYELCGRLFHLASGIGISVVDQSNMIDPASAANDAMREAIVMIGAKQRAEAQRQKMETLGRTMGGVAHEINNMLQPVTLLAQDVIDKDLVIGEGKQHLDIVLDCNMKARQIIGDMLAFSRPTVSNGEIHDPLVLLHDSLPIVRQAVPTDVVISIRIEGRLPLVKIDRTTFVQILLNLAINAAAAMNGQGELTIALEEDVREHGEADLALSNSFMRLCVIDSGCGMDKATLDRAFEPFFTTKPVGQGTGLGLSLVYGLVRDIGASVVLASEPGCGTTVTILIPGNNGEMKNGGGIGS, encoded by the coding sequence GTGAACGTTGGACAGCAGCCACACGCCCGGCTCGCTACGCTCGCCCTTGATATGTCGCGATGCGAGCAAGAGCCGATTCATATCCCCGGCGCTATTCAGCCGCACGGCGCGCTGCTCGCGACGCTGATCGATAGCGGGCTGGTGACCCATGCCAGCGCCAATCTGTCGGCGATTTTGGGCTGTCCCGCCGAAGCGGCGCTTGGGCAGCCGCTGCACCATGTGATCGGCGAAGGGGCGGCCGACGTTCTGCAGGTTGTCGCGCCGGCCGGTCGGGTTGAGCCGCGCCAGCGGATCTTTCTTCTTCCCGGGCCGGCTGGCGGACTTCTCCAACTGCGCTCCTATCGATCCGGCCGCCATCTCTGCGTTGACATCGAGCCGATGCAGCCCGACAGGCCGCGCGGACTGGTTGTCAGCATGTTGCAGTCGGTGCTCGGGACATTGGAGAGTGCAGCCACCTGTAGCGAGCTATGCGAACTCGCGGTTCGCGGATTGGCCACCATCGCCGGTTATGATCGGGTTATGGTGTATCGCTTCAGCCCGCACGGGCATGGAGAAATAATTGCAGAGGCCTGTGTGGCGGGACTCAAGCCATATCTGGGTCAGTGGTATCCTGCGGCGGACATCCCATCGCAGGCCAGGCGGCAATTGTTGCGCCAGCGCGTCGGCTCGGTCGCCGATTCCAGCTATCGGCCGATTTTGCTGCTCACGGATCCCGAGTCGGATGACTGCGATCCGCTCGACCTCACCCATAGTGCGCTACGTAGCGTCTCGCCGATACACCGCGAATATATGCGTAATATGAACACGGCGGCAAGTCTGACGATCGCGCTTACAGACGGCGAGCATCTCTGGGGCATGATGGCGTGCCATCACACAACGCCGCGGATCGTCGAGCCTGAATTGCGGGTGGTCGCCGACTTGATGGGGCAGTTCCTATCGCTGCTGCTCGGTAGTCTGAGCGAGGCGGAGATGCTGGCCACGCGGCTTGGGCGAACGTCAATCTTGCGTGCATTGGCCGATCGACTCGCTGCCGCCGTTTCGTTGTCGGACGCCTTTGCCACGGCAAGGCAGGAGCTCCTGGGTCTGGTGGATGCGGCTGGGGCGATGTTGCGGCTTTCCGGGAAAGTCTTTTTCATCGGGGACACGCCATCGCAGCCCGAGGCGGAACGTGCCCTTGCGCTGCTGCTGCCGAAAGCTGGCGGCGGGGCGTTGGCGGTAGACGACTTGACCTTAACCTATCCCGATCTCGCCGGCTGCGCCAGTCAAGGTAGCGGCGCGCTGCTGCTGCCACTCGCCGGCAGTGCTGGTGACGCGATCCTGTGGTTCCGGCCTGAACTGGCGCATACGATTGTCTGGGGCGGCAACCCGGCCGAGCATGCCGCTATCGACCCTGTCACCGAGCGAATCTCCCCGCGTGCCTCGTTCGCGGCATGGAAGGAGATCATGACGGGTCATTCCGTGCCGTGGGTGGAGGCTGATCTAGCCCTCGCACGCGACCTGGGGAGCATAGTCATGGTGGAGGTGGCCAAGCGCACCAAAGTCGAGCTTTTCGAACTCCGCCACCACGATCCGCTGACCGGGCTGCCCAATCGAACGCTGCTACAGAAGCGCCTAGCGGAGGCCGAAAGAGAGACTGGGACGGTTGTCACTTTGCTGTTCCTCAGTCTCGACGAGACAAAGGACATCAACGAAACTATGGGGTACGCGGCAGGGGACGAACTGCTGATCGAAATGGCGCAGCGCCTGGTCGTCGCCGCAGGTCCGGGAAACTTTGCGGCGCGGCTAGGGGGCGCCGAATTTGTCGTGCTCTGCCGCGGTCTGCAACCAGCAGCGGCAGCTGAACTCGGTGAAGAGATTCGGCGTGCGATTGCGGTGCCCTATGAACTCTGCGGACGTTTGTTTCACCTGGCATCCGGCATCGGCATCTCAGTTGTGGATCAATCGAATATGATTGATCCCGCCAGTGCGGCAAACGATGCAATGCGGGAAGCGATCGTCATGATTGGGGCCAAGCAAAGGGCCGAAGCTCAGAGGCAGAAAATGGAAACACTCGGTCGAACGATGGGCGGGGTCGCCCACGAAATCAACAACATGCTCCAGCCGGTCACGCTTCTGGCCCAGGATGTCATCGACAAGGACCTGGTCATCGGCGAGGGCAAGCAGCATCTCGACATCGTGCTCGACTGCAACATGAAGGCGCGGCAGATCATTGGAGATATGCTGGCGTTTTCCAGACCGACGGTGTCAAACGGCGAAATCCATGATCCGCTCGTACTCTTGCACGATAGCCTCCCGATCGTGCGGCAAGCCGTCCCGACCGACGTTGTTATCTCGATCCGAATCGAGGGGCGTCTGCCCCTGGTCAAGATCGACCGCACCACGTTCGTCCAGATACTCCTAAATCTCGCTATCAATGCAGCGGCGGCGATGAACGGTCAGGGTGAATTGACGATCGCTCTGGAAGAGGACGTTCGCGAACACGGGGAAGCGGATTTGGCTCTGTCAAACAGCTTCATGCGGTTATGTGTGATCGACAGTGGCTGCGGCATGGATAAGGCAACGTTGGATCGCGCCTTCGAACCGTTCTTCACCACGAAGCCCGTTGGGCAGGGGACAGGGCTTGGGCTCTCCCTCGTCTACGGCCTCGTCCGCGATATCGGTGCCTCGGTTGTGCTCGCCAGCGAGCCCGGTTGCGGGACGACGGTGACAATCTTAATACCGGGAAACAACGGAGAAATGAAAAATGGCGGCGGTATTGGTAGTTGA